Part of the Calditrichota bacterium genome, TGAAAATCGGAAAGGTGAGTTCCGGATGATCTTCTGATTTTATCAGCGTGTCGCATTCCCAGAAAAGATTGTACTCGACAGTGGGAGAGGGTCCAAAAACGCGAACGCCGAATGCATCCTGTTGGTAGAAGATATTATCTCGAATCGTGACTACCGTATCGTCTCGGGCGTAAACTCCCACATTTCCTGTGCGTTCGGAAATTGTGCTGTCATTCCAGCAGAAAGTACAATGGGAAACTTCTAATTCACCCACATTTCGCAGGTAAATTCCTTTTTGTCCCACGCGATAGAATGTGCAATTGGCGATTTTGGCAAATTCAATATTTCGGGCGGCGTCTTTGCCGTAGATGCCGGTTTCTCCGACATTTCGGAAAATGCAATTATTCACAATCAGCGTATCTGTGTGGTTCTTCTTGTCCATGTGCAAAGCGCGCAGCCGGAAACCTTCAAACTCACAATCTTCAATAATGCAGGTGCCAAATTCCTCGCTTCCCGCATCCCAGCGAAGTCCGTAGGGAGTTCCGCCGTCAACGATACCATCGCCTCTAAACCGAAGACCTTTGATGGTTATCGGCGCATAGATTTTCATGATTCGAGAGCTGCCAAACGCTGCGGTCAACGTGGGTTTTTCTCCCAACCCCGGTTTTGCCATCAAAACCAGCGGAAATTTTTTCATCGAGACATCTTTGGGATTGTAATATTCGCCGCCATCAGAGACGAATACGAGCGTGTCATTTTCAGTGAGAGCATCCTCGATGAGTCGTTCCCAGTCTTTATTTTTCACCAGTTCCCATTTTGTAATTTCGCTGGCATCCCAGGTGCCATTATTGGCATCGCCCAGCGCTGTGGAGTCATCAGCAAAAAGTGCCGCCGGAGAATTGGCAGCAACGGCAAAATTGCCGGCTTCGGCATCCGCAAAGTAGGGATTTTGATCTCTTAAAAGCAGGTCATAGTCATAACTGGCTCCCTCTTTTTTGCTGATATGCTTCGGACACTGAAATGACAGAAAATGTTCTACTTTGGAATTGGTACCGTAAATTCGGCAAGCGTATTCATCTGTGGCGCTGAAAGCCACGATTGAATTTTTGATCATCGCGCCGTCGATCTCTTTGGGATAGATGCTTTTGCTTCCCGCTTTTACTATTGTGATATGATTTGCAATAAAAACCGGATCCGGCGTGCCATCGGAAACGTGGTCATGAGCCTGCACATAAATTGCTTCATCTCCAATGTCCCAGAGAGTAGTATTTTCAATCCGAAAATACTTCACCGAACCCGGCGCTACCGACGGAGATTTAAAACGCACTGCTTCTTGCAGAATATGTGCAAAATAACAATTGCTAATAATAACGGTGTCAGCTTGAGTATTTGCATCACCGTAAATTGCATGGCCATCGTCGCCAACATTGAAATTGACGAATTCGCAATTATTGATTTTCAGTTTGTAACCCCATTTCACCAGCGAACTGTCTGGCGTGTCAATGCCTTTTGCGGTAAGTGAATCTCCCAGAGAACCATCGAAAATGATACCGTCCAGGGTAAGATCGTCGCGAATGTCGATTATTTTGCTGCTGTTATCGGTGTACCAGACGGGCTTATTCGTTAATCCTTTTGCGGCGCGGATTGTGATTGGCATGTCGATTATTGTGACAAAAGTCTCATGATACATGCCGCCGTCCGTAATTAATTCCAGCGTATCTCCTGGCGAGGCAGTATAAAGCGCGTTATCGATCTGGTCGTCTCCCGCAGGCACCTGAATTACTGATTGCCCGAAAAGAGCGGACACTGAGAAAATCATGAGAAAAAAAATTGTAACAAAGAGCTTGCTTTTCATCTTTCTCTCCTTTTCTAAATTTTAATGATTAAAAATGATTTTTGGTACCGATGGATGCAGATTCCCCGCTACGAATCAAGCGATGGGAAAACCTTGTAACTTGAGAAAGAATATCATTCTTTTTTAAAAGCCAACATCACCTCCTCACTAATATTTTGCTATTGCTTCCCAGTTTTAAAGATAAAATTATAATCGGTTTCAAAGGAATTCCCATGAATATCCGCCGCGCCGAAAGAAGGCCGTAATGTTTCTTTGTCTTTTTCAAATGTGCCAATTATTTTTACCTGAAATCCTGTTGATGGCAGCAATAGTTTTTCGGGAGAAAATGTCATTTTGGTGGCTTTGGGATTCGGATCTACCGGCGGGTCGCCCTTTTTTCCATTTGCGTACCAGGCAGCTAATGCACGCTCATAAATGTACGGAAAAATAATCGTCGTGTCCAATGTCGTTGCGTCCAACATGCCGCTGACAAGAGTGGAATCCTGCCAATCGTCGAACTGAAAAGTTCCATTCACATAAAGCGCATCTAAAGGTAAATTATTTTTTTCCTCCCAGACACCGGCAAATTGCTGACTTCTGAAGACGCCGCTGTTCGTTGCAGCAAAAAGTTGTTCCGGATTCTGTGGATTTATCGCCAATGCCACCACATTTACACCTGCCGGGATTTGTTCGGATTGCGTCCAGGAAGTACCGCCATCATTACTGTGGTAAAATCCTTGACCAGTGTTTACGATAATTCTCCCGGTGTCCTGAGGATCAAAAGCAAAAGCATTAATGTCAAGGTTGGGAAGACCTTCCACGATTAATTCCCAATTGTCTCCGGAATCATGGCTCCGATAAATTCCTCCGCCGTCTGAAACTGCAAATACGCGGGAAGTATCCGCAGGATGAACGGCGATTTTATTGAAATAATAGGTAAAAAATCCCTTGCGGATGCGCGTCCATTTCTCTCCGCCATTATACGATTTCAGAATAAAATCTCCTTTGGTAGCCAGATAGATTATTTGGGGATTCAGCGGATTAATGGCAATATCTTGCGGCGGCCTGCTGACGCGAACGCCATCATTTTTCGCTTCCCAATTTTGGCCGCTGTCGGTAGATTTATAAATGCCGTCTTTTTCGGTCGCAACAAATAGCACATTTCCATTTGTCGGATCAATCGCCAACGCAAGCGGATTTTCAGCGGGCAGCGCTATTTTTTCCCAATTCAAACCACTATCGTTGCTGCGATACAAACCACTGTCATGGCTTACCGCGTACAGTAAATTGGAATTGCCCGGAGAAATGATAATTTGACTCAGATTCATTTTCATGCTGAGTGGCGTCAACCAGGTCCATGATTCTCCGCCATCTTCGCTTTTAAAAATTCCCTGAGTTTTTCGTGAGACATAGATTATTTGCGGATTATTTTTGTCGATAGTAATTGTTTGAAGCGAATCGAAACTCACTTTGGGCCAAAGCCTGAAATTTTTTTCCACAGACGCGGTGTTCATAAGTTCGTCAAACCAGATAGTAATTTTGGCATCTCGGGGAATATTTTTGGCATTTGAAAGCGGATCATGGTATGCCACCGCAGGTCTTCTGACATCAGGAGCTTCAAAATCCGGTTTTGTTGGTTCTCTTTCCGGGAAGCAACTCCAGATAATTATCACTAAAAGCGAGAGTACAAATGTATTAGCTAAAATTTTTAACTTCATGGCCTCTCCCTCAGAATGTTAGGATGATCGAAAAGGTCTGTACATTATTTAAAATTTGATAATCATTATAAGCATAATCCAATTTCATGGCAAATTTTCGTAGTAATTGAAAATCAAAACCAGCGCCCACCGACAAACCGGCCTGACTGTCATTAAAGCGATAGCCGGAGCGAAGCGTTAACATTTTTTTAATGCAAATTTCTCCGCCGGTAGCGATGCGATGGATGAAATCGCGGGAGTCCATTAATTCGGAAGAAAATGTCAGGCGAAAATTATCAGCGTTGACGATGTCAGTTGCCACCCCAAAACGGAATAACAATGGAATGTCCCAGGGGTCGGTCAAAAGTTCAGCACGGGAATATTTAATGCTGGGATCTTCCAGGTGTTGAACGATGAGATCGGTTCCGTGCAATTGCATCCGTCCGCCCAGATTGGAAAGCGCAAATCCAAGCCGCATATTATTGAAAAAATCAGTGATAAAAATACTCCCAATGTCGATAGCGACAGTACGCGCGGTTTCCCGATCCAGCCGCTCAGAAATATATTTTATTGTCAAACCAGCAGAAAAACGATTGGTAAGTTGTCTTGAAAAAGTGAGTCCCGCGGCAAAATTAGAAGCGTCAAATTGTCTGCCGGTTCCTTCTGGCTCCCAGATTGTTGTTTCTGCCATTTGCCCGGATGAAAAAGTGTAAATGTGAAAGCCAAAATTGCCAATTTGGGGCAGACGATATGAAGTGGCAAGATAGAATAGTTTGGTATCCAAAAGCCAATTGGTTGTCTGAAAATAAAGTTGGTTGTTCGTTAAAAATCCCAGTCCGCCGGGGTTCCAGTAGGTCGCTGTGACGTCATTCGCTAATGCGACGTAGGCGCTTCCCATGCCCAGAGCTCTGCCGCCCACGCCGATTTTCAAAAAATTCGCCATCGAAGTGCCCGTTTGATTGAGCGAAGAAGTCTGAGCAATTGACAAATT contains:
- a CDS encoding DUF4957 domain-containing protein, coding for MKSKLFVTIFFLMIFSVSALFGQSVIQVPAGDDQIDNALYTASPGDTLELITDGGMYHETFVTIIDMPITIRAAKGLTNKPVWYTDNSSKIIDIRDDLTLDGIIFDGSLGDSLTAKGIDTPDSSLVKWGYKLKINNCEFVNFNVGDDGHAIYGDANTQADTVIISNCYFAHILQEAVRFKSPSVAPGSVKYFRIENTTLWDIGDEAIYVQAHDHVSDGTPDPVFIANHITIVKAGSKSIYPKEIDGAMIKNSIVAFSATDEYACRIYGTNSKVEHFLSFQCPKHISKKEGASYDYDLLLRDQNPYFADAEAGNFAVAANSPAALFADDSTALGDANNGTWDASEITKWELVKNKDWERLIEDALTENDTLVFVSDGGEYYNPKDVSMKKFPLVLMAKPGLGEKPTLTAAFGSSRIMKIYAPITIKGLRFRGDGIVDGGTPYGLRWDAGSEEFGTCIIEDCEFEGFRLRALHMDKKNHTDTLIVNNCIFRNVGETGIYGKDAARNIEFAKIANCTFYRVGQKGIYLRNVGELEVSHCTFCWNDSTISERTGNVGVYARDDTVVTIRDNIFYQQDAFGVRVFGPSPTVEYNLFWECDTLIKSEDHPELTFPIFNLEDDPLFKSIEDSTLNLAVEVNGPAVGMASDESNLGDPRWGTWEQTGVSVNQTTPNSFYLSQNYPNPFNPGTSISYGISKPALVNLTIYNILGQKVIALVNQFQMPNRYIVHWDGKDKNNKPVPGGIYFYRLKTDNFLSVKKMILLQ
- a CDS encoding PorV/PorQ family protein, with translation MKPKIIITVLLITVASVNLSIAQTSSLNQTGTSMANFLKIGVGGRALGMGSAYVALANDVTATYWNPGGLGFLTNNQLYFQTTNWLLDTKLFYLATSYRLPQIGNFGFHIYTFSSGQMAETTIWEPEGTGRQFDASNFAAGLTFSRQLTNRFSAGLTIKYISERLDRETARTVAIDIGSIFITDFFNNMRLGFALSNLGGRMQLHGTDLIVQHLEDPSIKYSRAELLTDPWDIPLLFRFGVATDIVNADNFRLTFSSELMDSRDFIHRIATGGEICIKKMLTLRSGYRFNDSQAGLSVGAGFDFQLLRKFAMKLDYAYNDYQILNNVQTFSIILTF